The nucleotide window gcttttcctttggtttgttttggccTTGTTTTAACAGTACTTAGGAGCTCCTGGTGAATTGCTTTTACTTTATATCTACCTGTATGCCTGCATCTTGTACCCTGTACTAAGCAGAATGCACAGAACATCAGGCTGTCCCCAAAGTCCACCTCATCTCTAGGATGCAATGAATAAGGAATTatcttccagtagctgaaaggggcctacaagaaatctggggagagactttttacaagggcttctggtgataggatgaaagggaatggattgaagcttgaaaagagcagatttagactggacattaggaagggaattcttgacagtgagggtagtgagatgctggaacaggttgcccagggaggttgtggatgccctctccttggaagtgttcaaggtcaagttggatgagtccttgagcaacctgggctggtgggaggtgtccctgcccatggcatggggttggaacaagatggtatttaaggtcccttccaatacaaaaccattccatgaatcttgCTGTGGAAATGCCAGTCAGGAGAAATAGGTGGTCAAGGTGCTGTGTCCTTGGTgtctgctcctggctgtgcttctgCCAGCACCTGGGGCTGGAACAACCACAGTTATTGGTTGAAgattgaagaaaaacaaaacaagagcaaATAATGTTTATCTTGTACTTGGGAGTTCTtggaggaggagagcacagcctTGTTTTGGAGGTGGAAGGCAAGGCAGTATGGCTGCCTATAGGAGCTGTGCAATCGCCCTGATAAAACGCCATGTGGCTGCATGCCAGCAGCAATATCCAGTTCCAGTAAGACTGGACTCGTGCAGCAGAGCACGAGGGGAACATATTAGTCATGGTGTTTATCTGttctctgctccttgctgaGACAGGATTTGCCTGATTGCCTTTTCAGCAGTGCTTCTGatccctccctgtccctcccagcttactggcagctcctgcactgcccccagccccagagaGTCCCAGCTTGGTTTTGGTGGGAGGCATTCAAAGCttacctagtccaaccccctgcagtcagcagggatatttgcaactagagcaggttgctcagagctctaaatgacctgacctgcaatggtgccagggatgaggcatcttccacctctttgggcaacctgggccaaggtctcaccactctgtgtcaaacatttctcccttctctccagcctgaatctgcctctttgagttcagaccatcaccccttgtcctgtcacaacaggccctgcttaaatgtctgtccccagctttcttgctggcccctttaagcactgaaaggccatcAGAAACTCTCCcaggagccctctcttctccatgctgaacaaccccaactctctcagcctggcctcacagcagaggtcttccagccctcccatcattgctgtggcctcctctgccctgctccaacagcttcCTGTTCCTGCACTGAGAGATTTTGGGAGACGTCCTTTATAAAACACTTCTTTTGGAGCCACCCCTTGCCTAGGTTGGAGTGGCTTTGAGTGCGATCCTGCCCTCTCACCCCTCTGCAGTTCACCTGGAGGGATTCTGTGGTGGCACCAGGTTTGACTGCAAAGACGTGAAATTCGTCGTGGGTGAAGGGGAGGACCACGACATCCCCATCGGCAttgacaaagccctggagaagaTGCAGAGGGGAGAGCACTGTGTCCTCTACCTTGGGCCACGGTAAGGAGCATctttctgggcaccacagagtCATACAGATGTTCCAGTGtggtgggggtggaagggacctctggagatccagtccaacccccctgctccagcagggcatctacagcagctgcccaggatcacaatggccaggggggttggaaactcttcagagaaggagactcacacagcctctctggacagcctgttccagggccccagcaccctcataccaaagaattttctcctcctgttcagatggaacctcctggcttccaatGTGTGAccaatgccccttgtcctgtcactgggcaccaatgaaaagtctggccccagcctcccaACACTTGCAAGACAAGAGATGTCACCTAGTTTTGAACTTTCAGCATCCAAGGCTGTTTTAGCTGTCATGAAAGATGCTGATCCTGAAAGTGGGACTTTCCAGGAGAGCCTTGGGTTAGCAATATCAGCAGGCATAGCAAGAGTGACTGGTGCAATGGAGGCAGAGATCTcaagatgctttaaaaaaatcagaaaaaaagaggttAATCTGAGTCCAGTGGCTGAAACCACCATGGCTAAGTAGAGAAACCTCTCTAAAACAACAGAGTTGATGCATCCAGAGAAGATGACTCCCAGGAGAGAATGGATTGTGTGTCCTCAGGTATCATTGCTCATGGAGAATAATCTTGCCCTCACCCTGAAAAGTTAGAAAGCTGCAGGAGTGAAACCCCAGTGGGTGATTGTGCTGTGTCATGGCCAAGCTGCTCAAAGCAAGATTATTCTGCCCCCACCTCTGACCAGGCTCCTTATGCCCCCCAGGTATGGCTTCGGCGAGGCAGGGAAGCCTAAATATGGCATCCAGGGCAACGCAGAGTTGGTCTATGAGGTGACACTGAAGAGCTTTGAGAAGGTGAGGGCAGGAGCATGTTGGGCCCTACCCAGGTGACTGGGACACtagtccctgggcagcagccaccCTTTGGCCCTGGCATGAGGCCACCCCTGGCACCTACTCCAGCAGAGACATCACCAAGATCTTGGTGTTCTGAGGTTGTTCCTCTGTTAGTTAGTCTTTTTCTGGGTGGGGTCCAAGGCTGGGTCTCTCATTTGTTCCCAGTCATCTTCCCTTTGgacttgcttttaattttttttccttttattttatctttatttatttcatttgattttttttctaatttttgtcctgctttttcccttttatttttgttcccctttcttctttttgttatcccttttttaattttatccctttttttcttgttagtttttttctttgtttttttcttttgtttttcccctttttttttctctttttaaaaatattttttctttcttttattctttgtcacccctgattttttttctgtctcttcctgGGCTGCTCAGATCACAGTTGTCCTGTCCATCCAGCTGGCCCCAAAGAGCTTGGCTagcaggctgagctggctgTGCCCATGGTGAGGACAGGAATGGGATGCAAAAGGTGCCCATGGGATGGGGCAGGTGTTGCTGTACTGCATCCCTGCTTAATCCTCTCCTCATCCCACCACCCTGCCCAGAAAAGGAGCAAGacccaccacatccctgctctcctgggagatgtccctcccccacctcctcttccttttttggGATTTATTTATTCAGCATTTGCCATCCTGCTGGGGTTGTGGTGGAAAAAGCACCTTGCTTGGGATGAAGTCCCAAGCCTGGGAGGGTTTCTCTGTTGTAAGGGGCTCCAGGTCTACACCCCTACATGTGCTCTGGGtgtctcctcatctccagcccctGCAATTAAAAAAGATGCTGGATCCACTCTGTGTAATGCTGCCCTGATGAGCCCCTTTGTTAATGAGCAATCCAGGGAGGATGTGTGGTCCTGCTGCTGCGCTGGGCTGCCCTGCTCTTCCAGGATTGCTCCAAGCATTTCTTTGTAGGCCAAGGAGTCATGGGAGATGGACACCAAAgagaaactggagcaggctgccatcGTCAAGGAGAAAGGCACGACCTACTTCAAGGTTTGTAAACTGGCAGGTGGTGGAGATGGAGCAAGGGAGCTGGGAAGAAATAGGGGGTGACCCTTGGATATGTGACCTGGCAGCTGCCAGGGTTGGAGAAACCATAGAACcagagactggtttgggtgggaagggaccacctgtaaagcccatccagtccaatgcccctgcagtcagcagggacatctgcaactagagcaggttgcttagagccccaaacaacctgacctgcaatggtgccaggggtGGGGCATCacccatctctctgggcaaccagaaccagggtctcaccaccctcagcacaaAAATTTTGTAACTTTacctagtctgaatctccctcgcttagttaaaccatcaccccttgtcctgtcacgaCAGGTCTTGCTCAGAAGTCCCCCGTTTTCTAATTGGGCCCTTTAAGCACTGGAGGGCCACTAGAAGGTGTCCtttgagccttcttttctccaggctgaacaaccccaactgtctcagcctggcctcacagcagagcccttccattactgctgtggcctcctctggacccactccaacaggtccatgtctgtcctgtgctgaggattccagagctggacacattaTTCCCCAGACAGTACTGGGGAAGACGGGTCctgcccttcctctgccttttcctcacttCCTGAAatacctcctcctctccaggcactGCCTTACCCATGTGTGCTCCCTGTGGAGGAGGGTGTTGGATCAGACTCTTCCCACAGATGAATGTGGCCAGGACTAATGCTGAGGGGCTTTGCCATTCCGCTTCCCAGGCTGAAACATCCCAAACGAGTTGATTCTGTATGGAGGTGGAACACAAGCTAGAATCTGTCTTTTCCCAGGGGCtccacaccagcagctccagccaagCTGTGGAGCATCTTTCTTGCTTTTGTGTCTTTACCATGCTGCATTCAACTCATGACCTGCTGGCAGGCTGTTTCAGGAGCAGACTGAGCATTGTCAGCATGGGTTCCTCTACCCTCTTCTTCTTTGCTCCAACCTAGGAAGGCAAGTACCTGCAGGCAGTGATTCAGTATGGGAAGATTGTGTCCTGGCTGGAACTGGAGTATGGCTTGTCAGAGAAAGAGTCCAAAGCCTCTGACTCCTTCCTGCTGGCTGCCTTCCTCAATCTGGCCATGTGCTACCTGAAGCTGCGGGAGTACACCAAAGCTGTCGAGTGCTGCGACAAGGTAGAGGTGCACTAGCGTGAGGGTGGGAGCATCTTCTTCTCTTGCAGGTTCTCACTGGcagttttggtgttgttttggtttttgggttgttttccaATTTCTTTTTGTATAAGAAGCAATTTCCAAGTGGCACCAGAATGGTGCCATCTCATCTGCACCTCCAAAGGTGGTGTGAGCACAGAAACTGACTGCAGGAGCAAAAGTGCTTTTTGGAGTTGAAATCCACCTGCTAACAACAGCTTTTCTTCCAAAGCCACATCTAtctggatggatggatggatgctgCCTGGGCCAGCAGCCTGAGGCTACTGTTTAGAATgtgttggattggaagggaccctcaaagtaATCttgtccctgcagtgagcaggaacatccccaactaagagcaggttgctcagggtgccatcaagtttgacctttaAATtctacagggatggggcctcagtcACCATTCTAGGCAACCTTTTCCAATGTTTCAGCACCCTCATTGTGCAACTTCCCTTgttccagtttcaaatcattgtcccttgtcctatcaccacagggctttctaaacagtccctccctaaCCTTCCTGTAGCTACCCTtcaggtctgcctggagccttctcttttccaggctgaacaaacccaactctcccagcctgtctggagaggagaggtttGGGTCTGGCCCTGGTTcagggtcaaacttgatggggccctgaacaacctgctgtggttggggctgcccctgctggctgtagggggttggacaagatggcctttaAGGATCCCTTCTAACcaaatgcattctgtgactctctaaATCACCTCTGAGGTACATGTGTGACTtttatgaaaggaaaataactttgttgttagagcagagggaaaaaaagacctttaaccCATCAGCTCCCTTGTCTCCAAGCTCCCCATTCTCCTCTGGgctggggtttggtgttttcaCCTTCTTTGTGGGTTTGTCTCCCATTGACTCTCCTGCTTTTGGAGGGATATTGAGGAAGGAGAAATAAGTGAACTGTGTTAACGACTGCTGATGGAGATGAGTTgatcttttgggtttttttggttgagCAAGGTGCAAGTGCTTTGAGCACTTGAAGCCACCTTGTCCTGGTTTCAGCAGATTTAAGGAGGCTTTGACCTCAGAGGGATCTTTTCAGGGATCCCAAAGTTGCTAACAGGGACCTGTGTGTTTGCAGGCACTAGGACTGGACCAGGACAATGAGAAAGGCTTGTACCGGAGGGGCGAAGCCAGGTTATTAATGAACGAGTTCGAGCTGGCAAAATGTGACTTTCAAAAAGTGCTGGAGGTGAATCCACAGAATAAAGCAGCGAAATCCCAGATCTGCATCtgccagaagaaaacaaaggagcACAATGAGCGGGACCGGAGGATCTATGCCAACATGTTCACGAAGTTTGCAGAGAGGGATGCAAAGGTGCTTGCTGCCTGCTTTAGGCCACCTGAGCCCAGGATGAAGGATGCTGGGTGGCTTGTGATGAGATGGGTTAAAGCCAATGAAATTATAGATCAGATCAAGGATGGAGGGCTtgagcctgctgcagtgggaaGATGGGTTTATTTCTTGATTTCTCTTGTGCAGAAGCCTGCCACCAGATGCTCAGTCAGTCAGGATGttaaggggctggagcaggtccagaaaagggcaacaaagcaggtgaagggtctgcagaacagggctggttAGGAGCACCggagggacttggggttgtttagtctggagaaaggaggctgaCCTTAGcagctgtctacagctccctgaaaggagttgtagtgaggtggggattggtctcttctttcCAGTATAAGGTGacaaaatgtgtcagtgtgagctgaaattcccccccctccctccctgacaataaccaggctagcccagtctggaagcgaatgaaagctgtatttacaagcagagtctacaatctacgatgaaatgcaatgaatatgtacaaatatacaaaattcacaacatttacaaatatatacaatcaacagaaaagcacaaccaatctccctttgcttccccccaaaggggcctctctcccaggagcttcccccccagaccccctggacagaaaagcagagagttagttaaagcagagagttgttaacttagctgccaaggtcagtgtgttatcttttgccagaagagaagaagaaaacagcagccagacagcccagcaactgtcccaactgcagaatgcagagagtgcagagtgccccactttgttttgggtaatagttcttaaacatttctatctatccaatggaagtgtttagaacaatcagtattttgatttcttacacccaatagtgacttatttacactctttcactttctctgttttgaaccttgcaaggaaaaattaaagagacagtttcaaaccatcatacagaatgagaggaaatggcctgaaattgtgccaggggaggttcatgttggacattaggaacaatttctgttctgcaagagtggtcagcctgcccagggaggtggtagagtcaccatccctggaggtgttcaagaaatatgtggacatggcactcagAGACATGGTAtagtggctgtggtgctggtgggttgatggttggtctggatgatcttgaagggcttttccaaccgaaatgattctgtcattctgtgagaCAAAAATGCTGGTGATGTGAGGGCTGATGACAGGGCTGGCACTTGTACTGAATTTTTCTGTTCCCACCTAGTGACTGTTGGTGACCTCCTGGACACTGTTAAAATGAAATGTCATCCCATCTCTGGCAATGGATTTTGAGACATGACAGTGCTGTTTTCCTGAAGCTGGAAAGGCAatggctgcttctctgctggcaGAGAGCGATCGCTGTCTCTAATGAATCTCAGCCAAAATTTGTCCCAACAAAACCTGGTGTTCAAGTAACGGGAGAGGACATGGTGCTGCCAGCCCCACCACCTGGCTCAGTTTTAGTGTAATCTCTTCTGAACCAGTGCCTGGAGGTTGAGGAGGTGCAATAAGAGGTCAGGGCAGCCCCTGAGGTTATCCAGCTTGGGACAGGAggcagaggtgccccagccagctgctggcactgagaTATGTTGGCTGGTGCAGCTGGTTGTGATGGGGACagtcactgctggagcaggtgtgAGGCTTCACTATGCCTTAGTGTTTCTCTCCTGCACCTATGGCCAAGTGTAGGGGCTACACCTACGATGGGCTTGTTGTTAGGTGTTAGTGTGGGTCAGATGTGAGGACACTGAGGTGGACTGAGtactggctgaaggacagagctcagagggttgtgatcggTGGTGCAGAGTCTAGTTGAAGGCCTGTAGCTCATAGTGGTCAAGACTGGCTCAGgtcttgttcaacatcatcAGAGACCTGGATTAAGGGGCAGTGtcccctcagccagtttgctttgaaggtccctcccaTTCCAGtttgtgatgattctatgatttgctgtTTTGCAGGAAGCAGCCAGCAAAACTGGGgttgaaaaagcagcagagaaagcagcttGTGAAAAGGGACTGAAAACTGCCAGTGCTGAAGGTAAAGAGGCTGAAGGCCATGTATGATGGAGGAAGGTAAAGAGGCTGAAGGCCATGTAtgatggaggaagaggagggggaagggagagcctCCTGCCCTTGGCCTATGCAGATGAAGGTTGCTGCCAGAGCTTGGGACTTGCCAGTGTCTTCTTGTAAAGCTTGTTACAGTTTGTGTGATCGTAGAAGCAAAAACCACCTCACAAAGGAGAAGCAGTCCCCatcccactgccctgggcatgcTGCATGGCAGcggcaggatgctgtgggatcACCCACTGCCTGTGGAACAAACAGCtttgaaaaggagagaaagagaaaaatacaaacaaaaataaacaaaaaatgaagCTCTTGGCAGGTTTCCATAGACAGCTCCTTGTGGCTCCTTTGGCTTTGTGTCAGCTATCAGCACAACATCCTGGCTCCTTCCAGATGAGCTGGGATGTGGGACATGCTCCATGCTGGTGCCACAGTCACAGTGggcaaactggaacccaggactGGCTCCTGGGagcccagcacccccacagcaCCTGGCAGCTCACTCTCCAATAGGTGCTCACTGGATTGGGGAGAAATTGATTTTCTCTCCTGACAGCTTCTTGCCTGTGGCCAAAGGGGCTGTGATGTCGGGCCGGGTCTGAGGACATGatcacttctgctgcagcccctcagtACAGGGGCATAATTCCCCTTAAAAGCACCCTTTTGTGGGGTAGGTTTTATCCTTTGGAGATGCTGGTTTCTGTTTCCTCACAGAGCAAAAgcctcctgtccagctctgcagctcacagaTACTTCACCTcacctcccagccctcagctcccatCTTGAAATAGATTTATTGCTATGTGAGGTCCATACAAGGCCAGGAGaaccctggcagcagcagcttgacACATGGTAGTTCAGAAAGCTGGCACCATGGGATTTCACCTCATTGGTGAGCAGCTTTGCCTGGTGTGTGCAGGGCATATTATGTCCCTCCATTGGTGCTGTTGCCACCTGGGCTGTTGTCCCACTCTATTCTAAAGGGGGACACTGCTAGGTGAGATCAGCTTTCTGATGGTTATTTTTCCTGTCTGGTCTTTGTAATATCCCTTTTGGAGCTTGAAAATaaacagctgaaagaaaacaaaatcacttTTTCTCTGGTTCCTGCTCAGCAAAGCGGGGTGGCTCTTGGGGGACACAAGCATGCTGTTCTGAGTGTTGGATttatggttgggcttgatgattttaaagggtccattctatgattctgtgagctgcCCCATTCCAGCCAAGGGGTTGTTAAGGAATTACTCGTGTCCCCAGCTGATGCTGCACCTTTTTATCATCTATCATTTCCTGGGTTGCTGGGGAAGGCTCACAGGGGATGCCTGGCTGGGGGGGATGCTGCCTGGGGGTAGGTGGgttcttggtgtttttttcccagcctgGAGGGGTTTCTTCTGAtaccttgtgtgtgtgtgtttgttttttaccaGTGTGTTTTTGGGATGGGGGCTCCTCACCTGGGGTGCTGTattacaggtctggagccctcaagataggaaggacatggacctgatggagagggtccagaggagagccatgagaatgatcaggaggttggagcaactctgctatggggacaagctgagggagctgggggtgttcagcctggagaagaggaggctctggggagacctattagcaaccttccagtacctgaagggagctacaggaagaatggagagagactgtttgcaaaggcctgcagggacaatggcttcagactagagaagagcaaatttagaGTGGGTATCAGGAAGCAGCTCTttgctatgaggatggtgagacactggaacag belongs to Indicator indicator isolate 239-I01 chromosome 35, UM_Iind_1.1, whole genome shotgun sequence and includes:
- the FKBP5 gene encoding peptidyl-prolyl cis-trans isomerase FKBP5 isoform X4: MTTDEATKGEGEVQAVALAEHGEDITPARDRGVLKIIKRPGSEDESPMIGDKVYVHYKGKLANGKKFDSSHDRNEPFVFSLGKGQVIKAWDIGVATMRKGEICYLLCKPEYAYGSAGSAPKIPSNATLFFEVELLDFKGEDLFEDGGIIRRIKRKGEGYSNPNEGATVEIHLEGFCGGTRFDCKDVKFVVGEGEDHDIPIGIDKALEKMQRGEHCVLYLGPRYGFGEAGKPKYGIQGNAELVYEVTLKSFEKAKESWEMDTKEKLEQAAIVKEKGTTYFKEGKYLQAVIQYGKIVSWLELEYGLSEKESKASDSFLLAAFLNLAMCYLKLREYTKAVECCDKALGLDQDNEKGLYRRGEARLLMNEFELAKCDFQKVLEVNPQNKAAKSQICICQKKTKEHNERDRRIYANMFTKFAERDAKEAASKTGVEKAAEKAACEKGLKTASAEGKEAEGHV
- the FKBP5 gene encoding peptidyl-prolyl cis-trans isomerase FKBP5 isoform X1; this translates as MSLSTRSTGCLNTPGDGDSTTALGKPIPLPKQDYVGHVTQECIQVQGLCKEAMTTDEATKGEGEVQAVALAEHGEDITPARDRGVLKIIKRPGSEDESPMIGDKVYVHYKGKLANGKKFDSSHDRNEPFVFSLGKGQVIKAWDIGVATMRKGEICYLLCKPEYAYGSAGSAPKIPSNATLFFEVELLDFKGEDLFEDGGIIRRIKRKGEGYSNPNEGATVEIHLEGFCGGTRFDCKDVKFVVGEGEDHDIPIGIDKALEKMQRGEHCVLYLGPRYGFGEAGKPKYGIQGNAELVYEVTLKSFEKAKESWEMDTKEKLEQAAIVKEKGTTYFKEGKYLQAVIQYGKIVSWLELEYGLSEKESKASDSFLLAAFLNLAMCYLKLREYTKAVECCDKALGLDQDNEKGLYRRGEARLLMNEFELAKCDFQKVLEVNPQNKAAKSQICICQKKTKEHNERDRRIYANMFTKFAERDAKEAASKTGVEKAAEKAACEKGLKTASAEGKEAEGHV
- the FKBP5 gene encoding peptidyl-prolyl cis-trans isomerase FKBP5 isoform X2, with amino-acid sequence MSLQVQGLCKEAMTTDEATKGEGEVQAVALAEHGEDITPARDRGVLKIIKRPGSEDESPMIGDKVYVHYKGKLANGKKFDSSHDRNEPFVFSLGKGQVIKAWDIGVATMRKGEICYLLCKPEYAYGSAGSAPKIPSNATLFFEVELLDFKGEDLFEDGGIIRRIKRKGEGYSNPNEGATVEIHLEGFCGGTRFDCKDVKFVVGEGEDHDIPIGIDKALEKMQRGEHCVLYLGPRYGFGEAGKPKYGIQGNAELVYEVTLKSFEKAKESWEMDTKEKLEQAAIVKEKGTTYFKEGKYLQAVIQYGKIVSWLELEYGLSEKESKASDSFLLAAFLNLAMCYLKLREYTKAVECCDKALGLDQDNEKGLYRRGEARLLMNEFELAKCDFQKVLEVNPQNKAAKSQICICQKKTKEHNERDRRIYANMFTKFAERDAKEAASKTGVEKAAEKAACEKGLKTASAEGKEAEGHV